Proteins co-encoded in one Chitinophagales bacterium genomic window:
- the sppA gene encoding signal peptide peptidase SppA: MKQFFKFVLATIVGLFLAFFLFFFIGGLILNFATEDQGINLKTNSVLKAKFDTELPEQSQPSPINSFNPESFIPKKQMGLNDVLQNIRIAKEDDNIKGMYLELSGIPNGLATTSEIREAIEDFKTSGKFVIAYGETMTQKTYYLASIADKVYLNPKGVISIKGYHTELAFFKNLLDKWEIEPEIFYAGKFKSATEPFRRADMSEPNREQIQSFLQEFHQDYIEKVAAARNMSPQKLEEIMNQLLVRNAEDAKEQGIADDIFYEDQVFDEIKNKLGLGEDEKINFVDISDYTDANNRPQKKKLAKEKIAIVYAQGSIVSGEGEDGQIGSEKYAKIIRDIRQNKDVKAIVFRINSGGGSALASEIIWRELEMAKEQGIAVVASMGDVAASGGYYIPVAADTIIAHENTITGSIGVFGVLVNASEFYNNTMGITFDRVKTTQYSDFPISPFLTRPLNEMEKEVFKQGIDEIYVSFKERVAAGRHTDTARVETYAQGRVWTGKQALELGLVDKLGSFQDAIDIAAEMVGLDNYRIVEYPRQKDPFQALIDDLMQVRVQSSIKEELGPFYRFYHQLKEFSEMEAVQMRVPFELEVE; this comes from the coding sequence ATGAAACAATTTTTTAAGTTTGTATTAGCCACCATAGTAGGCTTGTTTTTGGCCTTTTTCTTATTTTTTTTCATAGGAGGGCTAATTCTTAATTTTGCCACTGAAGACCAAGGAATTAACCTAAAAACCAATAGTGTATTGAAGGCAAAATTCGATACAGAACTTCCTGAACAAAGTCAACCTTCCCCCATCAACTCCTTCAATCCTGAATCGTTTATTCCTAAAAAACAGATGGGGCTCAACGATGTTTTGCAGAACATTCGCATCGCCAAAGAGGATGACAATATAAAAGGCATGTATTTAGAGCTCAGTGGCATACCAAATGGTTTGGCTACTACTTCGGAAATTAGAGAAGCCATTGAAGACTTTAAGACATCGGGTAAATTTGTGATTGCTTATGGTGAAACAATGACCCAAAAAACTTACTATTTGGCTTCAATTGCAGATAAAGTATATTTGAATCCGAAAGGTGTTATTTCAATCAAAGGTTACCATACGGAGTTGGCGTTTTTCAAGAACTTGCTCGACAAATGGGAAATAGAGCCAGAGATTTTTTATGCTGGAAAATTCAAAAGTGCGACTGAGCCTTTTCGCAGGGCGGATATGAGTGAACCGAATCGGGAACAAATTCAGTCTTTTTTGCAGGAGTTTCACCAAGATTATATCGAAAAAGTAGCTGCTGCTCGAAATATGAGTCCTCAAAAATTGGAGGAAATCATGAATCAACTTTTGGTACGTAATGCTGAAGATGCTAAAGAACAAGGTATTGCAGATGATATATTTTATGAGGATCAAGTGTTTGACGAAATCAAAAACAAGTTGGGATTGGGTGAGGATGAAAAAATCAATTTTGTGGATATTTCGGATTATACGGATGCTAATAACCGTCCCCAAAAGAAAAAATTGGCGAAAGAAAAAATCGCTATCGTTTATGCTCAAGGTAGTATTGTGAGTGGAGAGGGGGAGGACGGGCAAATTGGTTCTGAAAAATATGCCAAAATCATTCGAGATATTCGCCAAAACAAAGATGTTAAGGCGATTGTATTTCGGATCAATTCGGGTGGAGGTAGTGCTCTCGCTTCTGAAATTATATGGCGAGAGTTGGAAATGGCTAAAGAACAAGGCATTGCAGTTGTAGCATCTATGGGTGATGTTGCAGCTTCGGGAGGTTATTATATTCCTGTGGCAGCAGATACCATTATCGCTCACGAAAACACCATTACGGGGTCAATTGGCGTATTTGGCGTGTTGGTCAATGCCAGCGAATTTTACAACAACACGATGGGGATTACTTTTGACCGAGTGAAGACCACGCAATATTCCGATTTCCCAATTTCTCCATTCCTCACTCGTCCACTCAACGAAATGGAGAAGGAAGTATTCAAACAAGGAATTGACGAAATTTATGTTTCCTTCAAAGAAAGAGTTGCCGCAGGTCGTCATACCGATACAGCAAGGGTAGAAACCTATGCTCAGGGGCGTGTTTGGACAGGCAAACAGGCTTTGGAATTGGGTTTGGTGGACAAGTTGGGTTCGTTTCAAGATGCGATTGACATTGCTGCTGAAATGGTGGGTTTGGATAATTATCGCATCGTTGAATACCCTCGCCAAAAAGATCCTTTTCAAGCTTTGATTGATGATTTGATGCAAGTGCGGGTACAGTCTTCTATCAAAGAAGAGTTGGGGCCTTTTTACCGTTTCTACCACCAATTGAAGGAGTTTTCCGAAATGGAAGCGGTGCAAATGAGAGTACCGTTTGAGTTGGAGGTGGAGTAG
- a CDS encoding RNase adapter RapZ, with product MNIELEQDLSQLFEQWASEKPTSIVALAPSGSPRKYYRLQSETKTAIGTYGPNAKENHAFVTFSKHFKSKGLPVPNIYAVNVEQNMYLQEDLGGTALYNMLPENDAPFSNELLQLYRKSVAKLAELQVKGGEGLDYSVCYPRAAFDKQSILWDFNYFKYYFLNLCHFPFDEQALEDDINRFADYLLQEDHHYFMFRDFQSRNIMIREGEPFFIDYQGGRQGALQYDLASLLYQAKANIPHSIRQELLKHYLDVVETMVEVDRVKFEEYYYAYVLIRSIQVLGAYGFRGLIERKEHFLKSIPFALQNIRWILENVQFPVEMPKLLGALSSMVASNEFAPFNRFKGVESPLTVYIHSFSYKKGLPTDDSGNGGGFIFDCRFLHNPGRYEPYKKLTGRDESVIQFLQQRSNIAAFLDNVFQIVDEAVENYIERGFASLQVNFGCTGGQHRSVYSADQLAQHLKEKYGVKVELKHIEQERKGWVN from the coding sequence ATGAACATTGAATTAGAACAAGATTTATCCCAACTTTTCGAGCAATGGGCAAGCGAAAAACCCACTTCAATCGTAGCCCTTGCTCCATCAGGTTCACCCCGAAAATACTACCGTCTGCAAAGTGAAACCAAAACGGCAATCGGAACTTATGGCCCTAATGCCAAAGAAAACCATGCCTTTGTGACCTTCTCCAAGCACTTCAAAAGCAAAGGTTTACCCGTCCCCAATATCTATGCAGTAAATGTGGAACAAAACATGTATCTACAAGAAGATTTGGGTGGAACGGCACTATACAATATGCTGCCCGAAAATGACGCACCTTTCTCCAATGAGTTGCTTCAATTGTACCGAAAATCGGTCGCAAAATTGGCAGAATTGCAGGTGAAAGGAGGTGAAGGATTGGACTATTCAGTGTGTTACCCGCGTGCAGCTTTCGACAAACAATCCATTTTGTGGGACTTCAATTACTTCAAATATTACTTTCTCAACCTCTGTCATTTTCCCTTCGATGAACAAGCATTGGAGGATGACATCAACCGATTTGCCGATTATTTGCTGCAAGAAGACCACCATTATTTTATGTTTCGGGATTTTCAGTCCCGCAACATCATGATTCGAGAAGGCGAACCCTTTTTTATTGACTATCAAGGAGGAAGACAAGGCGCATTGCAGTACGATTTGGCTTCCCTTTTGTACCAAGCGAAAGCAAATATTCCGCACTCGATTCGCCAAGAATTGCTAAAGCATTATTTAGATGTTGTGGAAACAATGGTGGAGGTGGATAGAGTCAAATTTGAAGAATACTACTATGCTTATGTCTTGATTCGCTCCATTCAAGTTTTGGGGGCGTATGGATTTCGGGGTTTGATTGAGCGCAAAGAACATTTCCTCAAAAGCATCCCCTTTGCGCTTCAAAACATTCGATGGATTTTGGAAAATGTGCAATTCCCAGTTGAAATGCCTAAACTGCTTGGTGCGCTCTCCAGTATGGTTGCCTCCAATGAGTTCGCTCCCTTCAATCGCTTCAAGGGCGTAGAAAGTCCACTGACGGTTTACATCCACAGTTTTTCCTACAAAAAAGGCTTGCCGACCGACGATTCGGGCAATGGCGGAGGCTTCATTTTTGACTGCCGCTTTCTCCACAATCCTGGACGCTACGAACCCTACAAAAAACTCACAGGAAGGGATGAATCGGTTATCCAATTTTTGCAGCAGCGCAGCAACATTGCCGCTTTTCTCGACAATGTTTTTCAAATCGTAGATGAAGCGGTAGAAAATTACATCGAGCGAGGTTTCGCCAGTTTGCAAGTGAATTTTGGCTGCACGGGCGGTCAACACCGTTCGGTCTATTCTGCCGACCAACTCGCCCAACATTTGAAGGAAAAATATGGGGTGAAGGTGGAATTGAAGCACATTGAGCAGGAGCGGAAAGGGTGGGTGAATTAG
- the ppk1 gene encoding polyphosphate kinase 1, whose amino-acid sequence MGQISKRNRYVNREISWLAFNERVLQEAEDSEMALLMRIKFLGIFSNNLDEFFRVRVASLKRIISLDDNKGVKNKEVKNKLGFNPKKIMKEIHTTVMKQQKRFERIYEDIKKELMAHDIHIIDEQNLTARQGEKVIQYFHDKVRPVLVPIMIKNLSHLPKLKDGSIYLAVVLEKDNKTKDKDFALIEIPTSKVARFFVFEREEGGKNILLLDDVIRYSLHEIFSMFGYDHYSAYTVKITKDAETDIDNDVSKSFLELMSIAVQRRTEGRAVRFIHDQDIDKDLLAFLIGKLKIRADDNIIPAGRYHNFKDFMDFPTLGPPDLSNRPNPPLAHKNINPNRSLFKIIKKRDIMLHFPYQSFHPVIDFLREAAIDPKVKYVKATLYRVAKRSNIINALISAKKNGKDVTVVIELQARFDEEANIRWAKELQSEGVKVVHGQQDIKIHSKLLLVGREEEGKIVHYANISTGNFNEDTARVYADDSLLTAHKGITKDVFKVFKMIESNQQPSASIVFNHLLVSPYHLVNTLFDFIDIEIANAKANKEAYIIAKMNGLNDEGMIEKLYEASQAGVIIQLIIRGICSLKPGVKGLSDKIEAISIVDKYLEHSRVYIFCNGGNQRSYISSADWMERNLRRRIEVACPVYDEKMVTRLKDILTFQWKDNVKARIHDQEKNNPHKPNPDNNESIRAQNATYDYFKSYLEVEEENV is encoded by the coding sequence ATGGGGCAGATAAGCAAGAGAAATAGGTATGTCAATCGAGAAATTAGCTGGCTCGCTTTCAACGAAAGAGTACTTCAAGAAGCCGAAGATTCAGAAATGGCTTTGTTGATGCGGATTAAGTTTTTGGGCATTTTCTCCAACAACCTCGATGAGTTTTTTAGAGTTAGGGTAGCAAGTCTAAAACGAATTATCAGTCTTGACGACAATAAAGGGGTGAAGAACAAGGAGGTGAAAAACAAATTGGGCTTCAATCCTAAAAAAATCATGAAGGAGATTCACACAACCGTCATGAAACAACAAAAACGCTTTGAAAGAATATATGAGGACATCAAAAAAGAGCTGATGGCCCATGATATTCACATTATTGACGAACAGAACTTAACTGCCCGACAAGGTGAAAAAGTCATTCAATATTTTCATGACAAGGTACGTCCAGTTTTAGTGCCAATCATGATTAAGAACCTGTCACACTTACCCAAACTAAAAGATGGGTCTATATATCTGGCTGTTGTTTTAGAAAAAGACAACAAAACGAAAGACAAAGATTTTGCGTTGATAGAAATTCCGACCAGCAAAGTGGCCCGTTTTTTTGTGTTTGAACGAGAAGAAGGCGGCAAAAATATACTTCTTTTAGATGATGTAATACGCTATAGCCTTCACGAAATTTTTTCGATGTTTGGCTACGACCATTACAGTGCTTACACGGTCAAAATCACCAAAGATGCCGAAACGGATATAGACAACGATGTATCGAAAAGTTTCTTAGAACTCATGAGCATTGCAGTTCAAAGACGAACAGAAGGACGAGCAGTTCGGTTCATACACGACCAAGACATTGACAAAGATTTATTGGCATTTTTGATTGGAAAATTAAAGATTAGAGCCGATGATAATATCATTCCAGCAGGTAGGTACCACAATTTCAAAGACTTTATGGACTTTCCTACATTGGGTCCTCCTGACCTTAGCAACCGCCCCAATCCACCATTGGCGCACAAAAACATCAATCCCAATCGCAGCCTTTTTAAAATCATCAAAAAACGCGACATCATGTTGCATTTCCCTTACCAATCCTTTCATCCTGTGATTGATTTTCTAAGGGAAGCAGCCATAGACCCAAAAGTAAAATACGTCAAAGCGACTCTTTATAGAGTGGCCAAACGCTCCAACATCATCAACGCACTCATCAGCGCAAAGAAAAATGGCAAGGATGTAACTGTTGTAATTGAATTACAAGCACGGTTTGACGAAGAAGCCAATATTCGCTGGGCAAAAGAATTGCAGAGTGAAGGCGTGAAAGTAGTTCACGGCCAACAAGATATTAAAATCCACAGCAAGCTACTATTGGTAGGACGAGAAGAGGAAGGTAAGATTGTGCATTACGCCAATATTTCGACAGGTAACTTCAATGAAGATACTGCACGGGTATATGCAGATGACAGTTTACTCACCGCCCACAAAGGCATCACCAAAGATGTGTTCAAGGTCTTCAAAATGATAGAAAGTAATCAGCAACCTTCTGCCAGCATTGTCTTCAATCACTTATTGGTTTCTCCTTATCACTTAGTCAATACTTTATTCGACTTTATAGATATCGAAATCGCCAATGCTAAAGCAAACAAAGAGGCATACATCATCGCCAAAATGAATGGATTAAACGATGAAGGAATGATCGAAAAACTATATGAAGCATCGCAGGCTGGTGTAATTATTCAACTCATTATAAGGGGGATATGCTCACTCAAACCTGGGGTAAAAGGATTGAGTGACAAAATTGAAGCAATCAGCATTGTGGACAAATACCTCGAACATTCAAGGGTTTACATTTTCTGCAATGGCGGCAATCAGCGAAGTTATATTTCGTCTGCCGATTGGATGGAACGCAATCTTAGAAGACGCATTGAAGTGGCTTGCCCTGTGTATGACGAAAAAATGGTCACTCGCCTCAAAGACATCTTAACTTTTCAGTGGAAAGACAATGTGAAAGCAAGAATCCACGATCAAGAAAAAAACAATCCACATAAGCCCAATCCTGATAATAATGAGTCGATTCGTGCTCAGAATGCAACCTATGATTACTTCAAAAGCTACTTGGAGGTGGAAGAGGAAAATGTTTAA
- a CDS encoding histidine phosphatase family protein: protein MKTLYLIRHAKSSWKDLSLDDIDRPLNKKGKKDAPQMGIFLKEKGVEPDLMISSPAKRAYTTAKLIAAELSYPEKDIEKNRKLYVFDYSGKDVMDVLTKIDHQYNIVMIFGHNPTFSHLASSFTESDLEEIPTCGAVCFQFDTNDWREIEDADAELMFFMYPKIL, encoded by the coding sequence ATGAAGACATTATACCTAATACGTCATGCTAAGTCAAGCTGGAAAGATTTGAGCCTTGATGATATTGATAGACCTCTCAACAAGAAAGGGAAAAAAGATGCACCTCAAATGGGTATCTTTTTGAAGGAAAAAGGCGTTGAACCAGACCTAATGATCAGCAGCCCTGCAAAAAGGGCTTATACAACTGCGAAACTGATTGCAGCAGAATTATCATATCCAGAGAAAGACATAGAAAAAAACAGAAAATTATATGTATTTGATTACAGTGGAAAAGACGTAATGGATGTGCTTACAAAAATAGATCATCAATATAATATTGTGATGATTTTTGGACACAATCCTACTTTTTCACATCTTGCCAGCAGTTTCACCGAAAGCGATTTAGAGGAAATACCTACTTGTGGTGCAGTGTGTTTTCAGTTTGACACAAACGATTGGAGGGAAATTGAAGATGCAGACGCAGAATTAATGTTTTTTATGTACCCTAAAATATTGTAG
- a CDS encoding polyphosphate kinase: MGKIDLLSISTLPPKDIDKKKIKEKTQEYNDRLRELQKVLYSESKWALLIVLQGMDASGKDGATRDVFYSVNPQGVRVKSFKKPTTEEASHDFLWRVHKCAPAKGMIQVFNRSHYEEVLIVRVENWITDEEAYRRFDHINNFERFLHDSGTRILKFYLHISEESQREDFYERVTEPTKRWKYSADDLDKAKQWPAYRKAYEEAIENCSPETSPWIIVPSDKNWYKEYLISKHIVEALEALNMEYPDGDIDMNDPDLIELMKEFEG, translated from the coding sequence ATGGGAAAGATTGATTTGCTATCTATTTCTACACTTCCACCTAAAGATATTGACAAAAAAAAGATAAAAGAAAAGACCCAAGAGTACAACGACCGACTGAGGGAACTGCAAAAAGTGCTGTACTCAGAGTCAAAATGGGCATTGTTAATCGTCTTACAGGGCATGGATGCAAGCGGCAAAGATGGTGCAACGAGAGATGTATTTTATTCTGTCAATCCGCAGGGGGTTCGGGTTAAATCTTTTAAAAAACCAACGACCGAAGAAGCATCTCACGATTTTTTGTGGCGGGTTCACAAATGCGCTCCTGCAAAAGGTATGATTCAGGTCTTCAATCGTTCACATTACGAAGAAGTGTTGATAGTGAGGGTCGAGAATTGGATTACAGACGAGGAAGCCTACCGCCGTTTTGACCATATCAACAATTTTGAGCGATTTTTACACGATTCTGGTACACGCATTTTGAAGTTCTACCTCCACATTTCGGAAGAATCACAGCGAGAGGATTTTTATGAGCGTGTCACTGAGCCTACCAAACGCTGGAAATACAGCGCAGACGACCTCGACAAAGCCAAACAATGGCCTGCCTATCGCAAAGCCTATGAGGAAGCCATCGAAAATTGTAGCCCTGAAACGAGTCCGTGGATCATTGTGCCTTCTGATAAAAACTGGTACAAAGAATATCTTATTAGCAAACACATTGTTGAAGCTTTGGAGGCGTTGAACATGGAATATCCTGATGGTGATATAGACATGAATGACCCCGATTTGATAGAATTGATGAAGGAATTTGAAGGATGA